DNA sequence from the Nitrospira sp. CR1.1 genome:
CTGGTGATACGCCTCGGCTTCAAACCACCGGGTCGCCGGAACCACCTCGGTCACCACCGGGTTGGGGTACAGGCCCTCTTGAGTCACCAGGGCGATCATCTCCTGCGCCGCCTGCTGCTGTTCCGGCGTGTGGTAGAAAATCGCCGATCGATACTGGGTGCCGACGTCGTTCCCTTGCCGATTCCGTGTCGTCGGATCGTGAATCACGAAAAATATCTCGAGTAGATCACGAAAACTGACCACGGCAGGATCGAAGCTCACTCGCACCGCTTCGGCATGCCCCGTTCGCCCGCCACAGACCTGTTCATACGTCGGCGTATCCACTTCTCCGCCGATATATCCCGATTCAACGGATTGCACGCCTTTGACTTGGTCATACACCGCTTCCAGACACCAAAAGCAGCCCCCTGCCAGAGTGGCAATCTCCATCCCCGCCTGCGCCATCAATGACCTCGCTTTCGACTTCAGGCCGCAGCCTACGCCTGCCCGCAGTTCCACCACTCGCGGCCCTCGCGCCGCAACAGCGCCTCTGCTTCCGGCGGGCCCCAGCTTCCGCTCGGGTAATTCGGAAAAGCCGCCGGCCCGGGAAGAGACTTCCAGACATCCAGAATCATCTGCACGACCGACCAACCTAGTTCGATATTGTCCGCCCGCTGAAACAACGTCGCGTCACCGGCCATCG
Encoded proteins:
- the msrA gene encoding peptide-methionine (S)-S-oxide reductase MsrA → MAQAGMEIATLAGGCFWCLEAVYDQVKGVQSVESGYIGGEVDTPTYEQVCGGRTGHAEAVRVSFDPAVVSFRDLLEIFFVIHDPTTRNRQGNDVGTQYRSAIFYHTPEQQQAAQEMIALVTQEGLYPNPVVTEVVPATRWFEAEAYHQEYFARHPLEGYCTYVVGPKVAKFRQRFLALRKA